A region from the Lentisphaera profundi genome encodes:
- a CDS encoding enoyl-ACP reductase FabI, producing the protein MSFLNLEEKTFVVLGVANKKSVAWGIASGLESEGAQVIYIVRSEKRKEELSARLLKDRQIVICDVEFQDQIDSAAETIKTLAPNGLDGFVHSIAFANYSEGLQPFHSTVRKDFLQAVDISCFSLIAMTKALKPQFNPDSAIVTVSISTTRMASENYGYMGPVKAALDSSVAFLAKSLSADTNIRVNAIGASLLKTSASAGIPNYINSYLFAEKVIPRKKALTTKEAANTALFLLSPSSSGINAQTIVVDAGMSINYFDRDVINDCMR; encoded by the coding sequence ATGTCGTTTTTAAATCTCGAAGAAAAAACTTTTGTCGTACTTGGCGTAGCAAATAAAAAATCAGTCGCATGGGGCATTGCCTCCGGTTTGGAAAGCGAAGGAGCTCAAGTTATTTATATTGTTCGCTCTGAAAAACGTAAAGAAGAACTCTCTGCACGTCTTTTAAAAGATCGTCAAATCGTTATTTGTGATGTTGAATTTCAAGACCAAATTGATTCGGCTGCAGAAACAATCAAAACTCTAGCACCCAATGGCCTAGATGGCTTTGTACATTCCATTGCCTTTGCGAATTACTCAGAAGGCTTACAGCCTTTTCATTCCACAGTAAGAAAAGATTTTCTGCAAGCCGTAGATATCTCTTGCTTCTCATTGATAGCAATGACCAAAGCTTTGAAGCCGCAGTTTAATCCAGATTCCGCTATTGTGACGGTATCAATTTCCACCACGCGTATGGCGTCGGAAAATTATGGTTACATGGGGCCGGTGAAAGCCGCTCTTGATTCATCGGTTGCTTTCTTGGCAAAATCATTGAGTGCAGATACGAATATCCGCGTTAATGCCATTGGCGCCTCTTTATTAAAAACATCCGCTTCTGCAGGCATACCAAATTATATTAATTCATACTTATTTGCTGAAAAAGTGATTCCGCGCAAAAAAGCTTTGACTACTAAAGAAGCCGCTAATACAGCCTTGTTTTTATTGAGTCCTAGTTCCAGTGGAATTAATGCTCAAACAATTGTTGTGGATGCCGGAATGAGCATCAATTATTTTGATCGAGATGTGATTAACGATTGCATGCGTTGA